Proteins from a genomic interval of Macrobrachium nipponense isolate FS-2020 chromosome 28, ASM1510439v2, whole genome shotgun sequence:
- the LOC135201345 gene encoding KRAB-A domain-containing protein 2-like produces the protein MGCLRALQTKTAEEVAFHLVDTFCDKGAPHILQSDNEREFSNKLVKEVLMKWPERKMVHGKPRHSQSQGSLERANKDIEASLACWMKDNNFTQWSQGLRFVQWKKNTRFHSGIGRTPYEAMYGQKARLGVDATSVPEEVLDSMQTEEQLPEALGVVNEVTDTEEEETGVEEQEEPSAVIN, from the exons ATGGGGTGTCTTCGGGCTCTACAGACGAAAACTGCTGAAGAGGTTGCTTTCCACCTCGTTGATACATTCTGTGACAAAGGAGCCCCCCATATCCTGCAGTCTGACAATGAAAGAGAATTCTCAAATAAG cTTGTCAAGGAAGTTCTGATGAAGTGGCCAGAGCGCAAGATGGTCCATGGCAAACCACGACATTCCCAATCGCAGGGCTCGCTGGAACGTGCCAACAAGGATATTGAAGCAAGTCTCGCATGTTGGATGAAGGACAACAACTTTACGCAATGGTCACAGGGACTGCGCTTTGTCCAGTGGAAGAAAAATACCCGCTTTCACTCCGGAATTGGAAGGACACCATATGAGGCCATGTATGGACAGAAGGCTCGTCTTGGTGTTGACGCAACTTCTGTAccagaggaggtcctggacagtaTGCAGACGGAGGAGCAGCTTCCAGAGGCACTAGGTGTTGTCAATGAGGTCACAGACACAGAGGAGGAAGAGACAGGTGTTGAAGAGCAAGAAGAACCATCCGCTGTCATTAACTGA